ATTTTTATCAGCTTTAAGTATGCTAGCAGTTGTATCTTTTGTTTTAATGAAAGCTCCTGATGTAGCTATTACTGAAGCTGTTATCGGTAGTGGTCTAGTAACTGCTCTATTTGTTTTCACTCTATTATCTGTAGAAAAGAGGGAAGCAAAATGAAAAATCTATTTGGTTTAGTAATTTCAATTATTCTTGGAGTCATTATTATCTTAGCTTTAAGTAATAGTGCATCGTTTCCTAAATTTGGAGAAGTAGATTTAGCTGATAGAGTTTCTGATCAATATCTTGACCAAGCTAATATTGATGATGTAGGATCTGCTAATATCGTAACTGCAGTAGTAGTTGGATATCGTGGATTTGATACATTAGGTGAAGTTACAGTGTTATTAATAAGTGCTTTAGGTGTTGCGTTAATACTTGGTGGATCTGGTAAACAAAAACGACTTGATTTAAAATTTAAACCTAATTTTATGTTAAGAGTAGGATCAAAAGTATTATTTGTTATTATTTTAATGACAAGTTTATATATCATTCTTCATGGTCATTTAACTCCTGGTGGAGGTTTCCCTGGTGGAGCTATCATTGCAA
The sequence above is drawn from the Mariniplasma anaerobium genome and encodes:
- a CDS encoding Na(+)/H(+) antiporter subunit B, whose amino-acid sequence is MTTFDIISLVVGVLLLVIAFLAINSKKPIKAVIFLSALSMLAVVSFVLMKAPDVAITEAVIGSGLVTALFVFTLLSVEKREAK
- a CDS encoding Na(+)/H(+) antiporter subunit B; protein product: MKNLFGLVISIILGVIIILALSNSASFPKFGEVDLADRVSDQYLDQANIDDVGSANIVTAVVVGYRGFDTLGEVTVLLISALGVALILGGSGKQKRLDLKFKPNFMLRVGSKVLFVIILMTSLYIILHGHLTPGGGFPGGAIIASAILLMYLADDQFRSNIKGFKILEGTAGSLFVIIGLLGLLFANYFLQNFIPVGTVGSLLSAGIIPIIYVLIGLKVGSEISGIVDNFLTEEELI